A region from the Vanacampus margaritifer isolate UIUO_Vmar chromosome 5, RoL_Vmar_1.0, whole genome shotgun sequence genome encodes:
- the slc8a2b gene encoding sodium/calcium exchanger 2b: MSLLASPAPVVLLPLFAFLFLSSVPPCRSESQGGSAFSASVLPSSLPSAGPYGNSSVQAKGKCDDVTVCRPGILLPVWRPNRPGLGDQIARAVVYFVSLMYMFLGVSIIADRFMASIEVITSQEKEVTITLPNGETSVATVRIWNETVSNLTLMALGSSAPEILLSVIEVCGHEFKAGELGPGTIVGSAAFNMFVIIAICVWTIPQGQVRKIKHLRVFFITAFWSIFAYIWLYLILSVMSPGVVEVWEALVTLLYFPVCVILAWIADRRLLFYKYMGKRYRADKRHGIVVEMEGDLTPNKGGMEMIAGGKLPPHGGAVVPAENYGGDGAAVNNVGAANAGSTSAGAGGTLRNSNSALVNMETSRELDESRKEVIRILKELKQKYPDKELDQLVELANYYALLHQQKSRAFYRIQATRMMIGAGNVLKKHAADHARRAVITDEEAPEDEDLAICSRISFESAHSQCMENCGILMLAVLCQGGLGENTFYVDYRTEDGSANAGSDYEYSEGTLVFKPGETRKEIKVGIIDDDIFEEDEHFFVRLLNLRVGDAEGMFESDEAGAAPKGRLVEPLVATVTILDDDHAGIFTFSERMVRISESVGTMEVTVVRNSGARGTVILPYHTESGTAKAGEDYEDVQGELEFTNDQTTQTLQVRIIDDEEYEKHENFFIVLEEPRWLKRGISALLLSQEGSEGQLSAEEEEARKIAEMGKPILGEHSRLEVVIEESYEFKSTVDKLIKKTNLALVIGTHSWREQFVEAVTVSAGDDDEEEGREERLPSCYDYVMHFLTVFWKVLFACVPPTEYWNGWACFMVSISVIGLLTAIIGDLASHFGCTVGLRDSVTAVVFVALGTSIPDTFASKVAAIQDQHADASVGNVTGSNAVNVFLGIGVAWSVAAIYWKIEGKEFQVKPGSLAFSVTLFTIFAFICMGVLLFRRRPSIGGELGGSRLSRILTSMLFLGLWFLYILFSSLEAYCHIPGF, translated from the exons ATGTCTCTCCTTGCTTCACCAGCTCCCGTCGTCCTCCTCCCCCTCTTcgccttcctcttcctctcctcGGTGCCACCGTGCCGGTCGGAGTCCCAGGGTGGGTCGGCGTTTTCGGCCTCCGTGCTGCCCTCTTCACTACCTTCGGCCGGGCCATATGGAAACAGCAGCGTGCAGGCCAAAGGCAAATGCGACGACGTTACGGTGTGCAGGCCGGGCATCCTTCTGCCCGTCTGGAGGCCCAACAGGCCCGGCCTCGGGGATCAGATCGCCCGGGCGGTGGTCTACTTTGTGTCTCTCATGTACATGTTCCTGGGTGTGTCCATCATCGCCGACCGCTTCATGGCCTCCATCGAGGTCATTACATCACAG GAGAAGGAGGTGACAATCACCCTGCCAAATGGGGAAACATCAGTGGCAACAGTCCGAATCTGGAATGAAACCGTGTCTAATTTGACGCTAATGGCTCTGGGCTCCAGTGCACCCGAGATCTTGCTATCAGTCATagag GTGTGCGGTCACGAATTCAAAGCGGGCGAGTTGGGACCGGGCACCATCGTGGGCAGTGCTGCCTTCAACATGTTTGTGATCATTGCCATTTGCGTGTGGACCATACCCCAGGGCCAGGTGCGCAAGATCAAACACCTGCGGGTCTTCTTCATCACCGCCTTCTGGAGCATCTTCGCCTACATCTGGCTCTACCTCATCCTGTCCGTCATGTCTCCTGGCGTGGTCGAG GTGTGGGAGGCCTTGGTGACCCTGCTGTACTTCCCAGTGTGCGTTATCCTGGCCTGGATCGCCGATCGCCGCCTGCTCTTCTACAAATACATGGGCAAGCGCTACCGTGCCGACAAACGCCACGGCATCGTCGTGGAGATGGAGGGAGACCTAACGCCCAATAAGGGTGGCATGGAGATGATCGCGGGTGGCAAGTTGCCACCACACGGGGGTGCCGTAGTCCCTGCCGAGAACTACGGCGGAGATGGCGCAGCGGTCAATAACGTGGGCGCCGCAAATGCTGGGTCCACATCCGCGGGCGCTGGGGGCACCCTGCGTAACTCCAACAGCGCCTTGGTCAATATGGAGACCAGTCGGGAGCTGGATGAGAGCCGCAAGGAG GTCATTCGCATCCTGAAGGAGTTGAAGCAGAAGTATCCGGACAAAGAGCTGGATCAGCTGGTGGAGCTGGCCAACTATTATGCTCTGCTGCACCAACAGAAGAGCCGAGCCTTCTACCGCATACAG GCCACACGCATGATGATTGGAGCCGGTAACGTCCTAAAGAAGCACGCCGCCGACCACGCTCGCCGCGCTGTGATCACCGACGAGGAGGCGCCGGAAGACGAAGACCTGGCCATTTGCAGCCGCATCTCATTTGAAAGCGCCCACAGCCAGTGCATGGAGAACTGCGGCATCCTCATGCTGGCTGTGCTATGCCAAG GGGGCCTGGGAGAGAACACCTTCTACGTGGACTACCGGACCGAAGACGGCTCAGCCAATGCGGGCTCCGATTACGAGTACAGCGAAGGAACACTGGTGTTCAAACCCGGAGAGACTCGCAAGGAAATCAAG GTTGGCATCATCGACGACGACATCTTCGAGGAGGACGAGCACTTCTTCGTGCGGCTGCTCAACCTGCGCGTGGGCGACGCCGAGGGCATGTTTGAAAGCGACGAGGCGGGCGCCGCGCCCAAGGGCCGGCTGGTGGAGCCCCTGGTGGCCACGGTGACCATTCTGGATGATGACCACGCAGGCATCTTCACCTTCAGCGAGCGCATGGTGCGAATCAGTGAGAGCGTGGGCACCATGGAAGTGACGGTGGTGCGCAACTCGGGCGCCCGCGGCACTGTCATCCTGCCGTACCACACCGAGTCAGGCACGGCCAAAGCGGGCGAGGACTATGAGGATGTGCAGGGCGAGCTGGAGTTCACTAATGACCAGACAAC TCAGACGCTCCAGGTGAGGATAATTGATGACGAAGAGTATGAGAAACATGAAAACTTCTTCATCGTCTTAGAGGAGCCACGCTGGCTGAAAAGAGGAATTTCAG CTCTGCTACTCAGCCAAG AGGGGTCCGAGGGCCAGCTGAgcgcagaggaggaggaggctcgAAAGATCGCTGAGATGGGCAAGCCGATTCTGGGCGAGCACAGTCGGCTGGAGGTGGTCATCGAGGAGTCCTATGAGTTCAAG AGCACGGTCGACAAGCTCATCAAGAAGACCAACTTGGCACTCGTCATCGGCACACACTCCTGGAGGGAGCAATTTGTGGAGGCTGTCACTGTGAGCGCAG GCGATGACGACGAGGAAGAAGGCCGCGAGGAGCGCCTGCCCTCCTGCTACGACTACGTCATGCACTTCCTCACCGTCTTCTGGAAGGTTCTGTTCGCCTGCGTGCCACCTACCGAGTACTGGAACGGCTGGGCCTGCTTCATGGTCTCCATCAGCGTCATCGGCCTGCTTACTGCCATCATCGGGGACCTGGCGTCACACTTTGGCTGCACGGTGGGGCTAAGAGACTCTGTGACTGCCGTCGTCTTTGTGGCCCTGGGAACGTCAATTCCTG ACACATTTGCCAGCAAAGTGGCCGCCATCCAGGACCAGCACGCAGACGCCTCGGTGGGCAACGTGACAGGCAGCAACGCCGTCAACGTCTTCCTGGGGATCGGCGTGGCCTGGTCGGTGGCCGCCATCTACTGGAAGATTGAGGGCAAAGAGTTCCAAGTGAAGCCGGGCTCACTGGCCTTCTCCGTCACGCTCTTCACCATCTTTGCGTTCATTTGCATGGGTGTGCTACTCTTCCGGCGCCGTCCCTCCATTGGAGGCGAGCTGGGGGGGTCCCGACTGTCCCGTATCCTCACCAGCATGCTCTTCCTGGGCCTGTGGTTCCTCTACATCCTCTTTTCCAGCCTGGAGGCCTACTGCCACATACCAGGCTTCTGA